From the Equus asinus isolate D_3611 breed Donkey chromosome 9, EquAss-T2T_v2, whole genome shotgun sequence genome, the window GCCTGCTCGGCCGCCGCCTCGGGCAGCGGCAGGTAGGGCTGGGAGAAGCCGTCCACCAGCAGCACGTGCAGCGTGACGCTGGCCGAGCGCGGCGGCTCGCCATTGTCCCTGACCTGCACCAGCAGCCTGTGCTTGGGCGCGTCGCGCTCGCTCAGCAGCCTGGCCGTGCGCACCTCGCCGTTGTGCGGCCACACGCCGAACAGCCCGGGCTCCGTGGCCTTGAGCAGCTGGTACGACAGCCAGGCGTTCTGGCCCGAGTCGCCGTCCACCGCCACCACCTTGGTCACCAGGTAGcccgcctcggccgcccggggcACCAGCTCGGTGCAGGGCGCAGAGCCGTTCTGCAGCGGGTACAGCACGAAGGGCGAGTTGTCGTTGGCGTCCAGCACCAGCACGCGCACCCGCGCCTGGCTGCTCAGCGCCGGCGAGCCGCGGTCCGTGGCGCCCACGCCGAACTCGAAGGCCTGCAGGGCCTCGTAGTCCAGGGACCTGAGGGCGAACAGGTGGCCGTTGTCGGCGTTGATGGACACgagggaggccaggggcaggtGCGGGTCTTGGGGCGGCAGCAGCGAGTAGGTGAGCTGGGCGTTGGCGCCTGCGTCTCTGTCCGTGGCGCTGACGCTGCCGATGTGCAGGGCGGGGCTGTTGTTCTCGCGGACCCAGAGGGTGTAGGAGGTTTGGGTGAAGGCCGGGGCGTTGTCGTTGACGTCGGAGACCAGCACGGTTATGCTGTGCTCGGTTTTCAGCCTGGGGGATCCCATGTCTGTGACGGTGATGGTGATGTTGTACTCGGCTGTGCTCTCTCTGTCAAGCGCTCCTTCTGTTATCAGGGTGTAAAAATTCTCGACCGATGGTCTTAGGAGAAAGGGGAGATTGTCATCTATAGAACAAATAACCTCCTGGTTCTGTCCAGAATCTGCATCTGAAACACTGAAAACTGCCACTATGATGTCTGGCAGGTTTTCAGGGATGGGGCTGATGAGTGACGACATGGTCAATTCAGGGGCATTGTCATTCACATCCAGGACCTTGATGACTAAAGAGCATTTTCCTGACAGTCCCCCGCCATCTGTCGCCTCAACATCCACGTGATAAGATTGAAATTCCTCAAAATCCAATGTTTCTCGCAGTCTAATTTCTCCTGTAATTGCGTTTATTTCGAAGGGTTGGTTAATGTCATCGACTTGAAATAGGGCATAAGATACCTCCCCAAAGGCTCCTGCATCTAAATCTCTCGCGGAGACGGTGATAACCAGCGAGCCCAGCGGGTTGTTTTCAGGGATTTGCGCCTCATAGAGCTCCTGAGCAAACTCAGGAGCGTTGTCATTGATATCCAAGACCAGGATCTGAATCTTTGTGGTCCCTGACCGGGGCGGAGACCCGCCATCCAGCGCTGTGAGCGTTAGCCTGAGCTCAGGCTGCTCCTCGCGGTCCAAAGCTTTGTCCAACACCAGCTCGGGGAACTTCCTGCCATCGCTGCGATTGCGGGTGAGAACGTGGAAGTGAGGATTAGAGCTGATTATGTAGCTCTGAAGGCTGTTGCTACCAGCGTCTAAATCTTGTgccattttcaaaggaaatatctTTCCTGGCATAgtaatttctgatatttttaatagcatttcTCTGGCCGGGA encodes:
- the PCDHB6 gene encoding protocadherin beta-6; this translates as MAQTKVHRKKRQVAIFIMLMLLWEAGSESIQYSVLEESETGTFVANLTKDLGLRMGELAARGARVVFKGNRQHLQLDPQTYDLLLNEKLDREELCGFTEPCVLPFQVLLENPLQFFQAALQVRDINDHAPEFPAREMLLKISEITMPGKIFPLKMAQDLDAGSNSLQSYIISSNPHFHVLTRNRSDGRKFPELVLDKALDREEQPELRLTLTALDGGSPPRSGTTKIQILVLDINDNAPEFAQELYEAQIPENNPLGSLVITVSARDLDAGAFGEVSYALFQVDDINQPFEINAITGEIRLRETLDFEEFQSYHVDVEATDGGGLSGKCSLVIKVLDVNDNAPELTMSSLISPIPENLPDIIVAVFSVSDADSGQNQEVICSIDDNLPFLLRPSVENFYTLITEGALDRESTAEYNITITVTDMGSPRLKTEHSITVLVSDVNDNAPAFTQTSYTLWVRENNSPALHIGSVSATDRDAGANAQLTYSLLPPQDPHLPLASLVSINADNGHLFALRSLDYEALQAFEFGVGATDRGSPALSSQARVRVLVLDANDNSPFVLYPLQNGSAPCTELVPRAAEAGYLVTKVVAVDGDSGQNAWLSYQLLKATEPGLFGVWPHNGEVRTARLLSERDAPKHRLLVQVRDNGEPPRSASVTLHVLLVDGFSQPYLPLPEAAAEQARADPLTVYLVVALASVSSLFLLSVLLFVGVRLCRRSRAASLGRCSVPEGPFPGHLVDVSGTGTLSQSYQYEVCLRAGSGTSEFKFLKPILPNFPPQDTGREMEENSTVRNSFPFS